A segment of the Streptomyces sp. L2 genome:
GCGGTGTCGCGGGCGTCCTCCGCCGCCCGGCCGCCGTTGCGGAAGTACAGGTCCGCCTTGAGGTCGTCGGCGCTCACCAGGCACTGCGGGAACGGCTTGACCAGGTCGGCGTAGGTCTTCTCGGTGCCGGCGACGGGCATCGGGTAGCCGATGTACTCGATGTTCTTCTTCACGTTCTCCGGCCGGAGCATGTAGTCGAGGAAGAGCATCGCCGTGCCGGGGTGGGCGGCGTTCCACGGGATGGCGTAGCAGTCCGAGTTGATCGGGGTGCCTTCCCCGGGCGCCTCGAAGCCGAAGACCGAGGGATCCTTGGCCTGGTTGAGCATGGCGGCCATGTCGCCGCTCCAGGCCTGGGTCATCAGCGCGTTGCCGTTGAGCAGGTTGTTGTAGCTGTCGCTGGAGAAGCCGCGCAGCCTCGGGCGCAGGGTGGCCAGCAGGCCGGTGATGCGGTCGAGGTCGTGGGTGTCGCCGGTGCTGACGTCCAGGCCGAGTTCGAGGGCGCCCATGCCGAGCACCTCGTCCCGGTCGTCGAGCAGGAACACCTTGCCCCGGACGGAGTCGTTCCACAGGTCCCGCCAGGAGCCGCCCAGGTCGCCGATCCGGTCGCGGCGCCAGCCGATGCCGGTCTTGTACATGGTGAAGGGCACGGTGTGGGCGGATCCGGGGTCGTACCAGGGGTCGGCGAAGTAGGTGTACGTGCCGAAGATCGCGTGGGCGTTGGTGAGCGCGGAGTGGTCGATACGGCGGAGCCGGCCGCCGCGGGCCAGGCGCTGGGCCCATTTGGCGGTGGGGAAGATGATGTCGTAGCGGTTGCCCGCGTTGAGTTTGGCGACCATTCCTTCCATCGAGTCGAAGTTCGACTGGACGACCTTGACGCCGTACTCCTTCTCGAAGCCCTTGAAGACGGACGGGTCGACGTAGTCGGCCCAGTTGAAATAGACGAGATCGCCGTCGACGCGGGGCCGGACCGGGGCGAGGTCCTTGGCGTCGGCGGTCTTCGCGGGCATGAAACCGCAGCCGCCGGCCGCGGCGCCGAGCAGGCCGCAGGCGCCTGCCCGCAGCAGCGCGCGTCGGGTCGGTGGAGGTACCTCGGGGGACATGAACGTCCTCTTTCGTCGAGGAACGGCACAACTCCAGGGCGGTACCGGCTGGTCGGATCACCACAGGCCCTGACTGCGTGGTGGAGACCGGTCTGGGGAGGCGCGGGGCGTGCGTCAGCGCGGGAGGGATAAGCCCGACGGGGGGCGCCGGAGGGACGCGACGCGCGGGTGGGGCCGGGACGCGACGTGCCGGTACGGCCCGCACGCGACGTGCCGCTGCGGCCGGGACGCGATGCGCGGGTGCCGTCGGGACGTGACGCGCGGATAGGGCCGGGCCGCCGGGCGGTGCGGCGTCACCGGCGGTCCCCGCCCAGGCGGTCCCGGTCGAGGTCGGCCCTGTCCAGCCCGGCCCCCTTGAGGCCGGCCCCCTCCAGGTCGGCCCGGATCCGGCGGGCGAACCAGCCGACGGCGGCCTCGCGCCGGGACAGCGGGCCCGGCTCGAACCCGGGGGTGGTCAGACCGGCCTGCACGCGCTCGACCAGCTCGGCGTCCTCGTCGTTGGTGACCCAGCCGATGTGGATGTTCAGGCGCCGCGCCAGCCGGGTGCGGACGCTCTCGCCGTGCCGGGTGTAGAAGGCACCGGGAATCGCCGCCCGGTCCTGGGCGGTGGGCAGGGCGGTCCACGCGAGCACGTGGTCAGGGTAGAAGTCGATGAGCGTGTTGGGGTAGATCACGGCGTACCGCCATACCCGCCGGTCGGCCTCGGTCAGCCCCGGCATCGGCGTGGCGAGCCGCTGGTAGAGCCGCTCGGTCCAGTTGGAGGAGGGGTTGTCGCGCAGCGGCGACTCGAACAGTACGTAGTTCTCCTGGATGTCCACCGTGTACGCCTGGTAGTCCAGCAGCCGCATCAGCGCGGGGTGGGCGACGGGGACGTGGTAGCCCTCCAGGTAGTTGTCGACGATCACCTTCCAGTTGGCGTTCTGCTGCTCGCCGGCGGCCGGGTCGTGGATGCGGTGCTTGCCGACGGGGACCAGATCCGGCCCGGCGTAGCGGCCGACGGCCTCCGCGAGTCCGGCGCAGCTCTCGGCGAGCGGGACCGCGTCGAGGTCGAGGTTGACGAAGACGAAGCCGAGGAACGACTCCACGTTGACCGGGTGCAGTCCCAGGCGGGGCTTGTCCAGGCAGGGGATCCGGCGGGCCTCGGGGGCTCCGACCAGCCGGCCGTCCAGCTTGTAGGTCCAGCCGTGGTAGGGGCAGCGGATCGCCTTGCCCGAGGGTTCCGGTTCGGTGACGAGGCGGGTGCCCCGGTGCCGGCAGACGTTGAGATGCGCGGCGAGGCCGCCGTCCTCGGTGCGTACGACCAGCACCTCGCGTCCCGCGGCGGTGGCGGTGAGGCGGGCGCCCGGGCCGGGCAGGTCGGACTCGTGGCAGACCAGCTGCCAGGAGGTGGCGAAGACGCGCTCGGTCTCGGCCTCGGCGATGGCCGGATCGGTGTAGTAGCGGGCGGGCAGGGCTTCCCCCGGATGTTCGGGGGGCGGTTCCGGCGTGGCCGGGGTCGCGGCGGCTGCCCGGGTGGTCGGCGAGTGCATGGGATCCTCCTCCGCGCCGCGTGACGCGGCGATGGGCGGTGAGGCGAGCCCGGGGAAGCGGCAGGTAGCACGGCGGACCTGCCGGCTCCGGAAGCGGGCTGACTAATTGGTTAGTCAGAGTGGGCCCGAGGGTCCGGCAAGTCAAGGCTTGTGGGCTGACTAATTAGTTAGTTAGTCTCGTGGGGCGGGTCGGCGACGACCGGCCCCTTCCGTTCAGCCCGCCCGGTCCTCCAAGTCCGGACCTACGGCGGCCCGGGCGCCCGCATCCGGACGCCCGCACATCGCACGACGTCCCAAGCGTCGGCCCCACGGCCCCGCTGCCCCTCCCGCATCTCCGTCCACGCCATCGCCGCGCCCCCGGAGGCCTCGCATGAGCGTTCGCCGAAGTCTGGTCTGGCTCGGCCTCACGCCGGAACCCGAACAGGAACTGCCCGCCGCGGTCGCCGCCCTGCGCGCCCCGGCGGCCGGCCGCCCGGCACCGGCCCTGATCACCGCCGAACGGCGCCGCGTCGAGCGGCTGGTGCTGCGCGGCACCCAGCGGGACTGGCTGCGCTACCTCGGCGAGGTCACTGCCCTGGTGGTCCAGGCAGCCGACGGTCCCCCCGCCGCCGGCCGGGGCGCCGCGCTGCTGGCGGCGGAGGTCGTCCTCGACCACCACCGCATGCTGATAGGCCTGCCCGGCAGCGGCTACGACCGCACCGCCGCCCAGCGCCACGCCCTGGAACGGGCCGTGGCACGGCTGACGCCCCGTGACGCCCACGCCGAGCCCCGGAGCACCGTATGACCGACGTCCTCTCCCTCCTGCCCCCGGGCCGGCCCGGCCTGCTCGCCGACGTGCCGCCCGGCGCGTGCGAGGACCTCGCCCACTACCTGGCCACGGGCGGCTGCGCCCCGCTCCCCGCACCCGGCCGGCTCGTCGACCGGATCGCCGCGGCCGGGCTGCGCGGACGCGGCGGCGCCGGATTCCCCACGGCCGTCAAGCTGCGCACCGTCCGGGACGCCCCGGGAGGTCCGCCCGTCGTCGTCGCCAACGGCGAGGAGGGCGAGCCCGGTTCCGTCAAGGACCGCTGGCTGCTGTGGCACCGGCCGCACCTGGTCCTGGACGGCCTCCGGCTGGCCGCCGCCATGACGGGCGCCGCCCGCGGCTACGTCTACCTCTCCGACGACCTGGCCGAACACGCCGTACGCCAGGCACTGGCCGAACGGAAGGTGCCGGCCGGACGCCAGGCACTGGCCCTGCGCCAGGCGTCGGCCGAGTGGGCCCCCGAGGTGCCCGTGGACGTCGTGCGCACCGAGCGGACCTATGTGGCGGGGGAGGAGACCGCGGTGGTCCGCCGGATCGACGGCGGCCCGGCGCTGCCCACGGCCAAGCCGCCGCGCCCGTTCGAGAGCGGGGTCGGCGGTGCGCCCACCCTGGTAGCCAACGTGGAGACGCTGGCCCGGATCGCCGCCCTGCACACGCATCCCGAGTCCGCGGCCGCGATCGCCGGCACCCACCTGGTCACCCTCTCCGGCGCGGGCGGAACCCCCGCCCTGGTCGAGGCGCCCGCCGGTACCCACCTCAAGACCCTGGCCGACCTGAGCGGGCACGGCAGGGCGCGGGCGGTCGTCCTGGGCGGACTGTTCGGCGGGCTGTACGGGGCCGGCTGGAGCGACCTGCGACTCGACCACGAGGAGCTGGCCGCCGCGGGCGGCGCCCTCGGCTGCGGGGCCCTGCACTTCCTCCACCCCGACGACTGCCCGGTCGCCGCCGCCACCGACGCCGCCGGCTGGCTCGCCGCGCAGAGCGCCCGGCAGTGCGGGGTCTGCGTCTCCGGCACCTCGGCTCTCGCCCGGGCCCTCACCGCCGTCGCACGCGGCGAGGCCGACGGGACCACGGTCGCCAACCTGGAGCGCTGGTCCCGGCAGTTGCCCGGCCGCGGCGCCTGCGGGCTCATCGACGCCGCCGCACGCATGGTGGCCACCCTGCTCACCCACTACCCCGAGCGGATCGAGGCCCACCGCAGCTCCCCGTGCCCGCCCTGCACCGCAGCTCCTCCCGCCACCCACCGGTACACGGTCGCCGTCCCCTGACGTCCGCCGCCGGCCGCCCGCGCCCCGCCCCACCCGCCGTCCACCTCTCCCCGCTGCCTCCGCCATTCACCTCTCCCCGTTGTCCCTGTCACCCGCCGGTACACGGTCGCCGTCCCCTGACGTCGGCCGCCGGCCGCCCGCGCCCCGCCCCACCCGCCGTCCACCTCTCCCCGCTGCCTCTGCCGTCCACTCCCCGCTGTCCGTGCCGCCCACCGGTACACGGTCGCCGTCCCCTGACGTCCGCCGCCGGCCGCCCGCGCCCCGCTCCACCCGCCGTCCACCTCTCCCCGCCGCCTCCGCCTCCGCCCGCCCCTCCCCGCTGTCCCCGCCACCACCCGCTTCTCCCCGCCGCACCCGGCGCCCACCCCCTCCCGGCCGCCGGCCCCCCCATCTCGCTAAACCCACCGTCGCCCGCCCCCACCCCCCGAAGGGACCCGTCATGAAACTCCTGCTCGACTCCACCCGCTGCCAGGGCTACGGCCTCTGCCAGGAACCCGCGCCCGAACTGATCGACCTCGACGAGTGGGGATACGCGCGGCTGCGCGAGACCACCGTGCCCGACGACGCCGCGGAAGCCGCCGCCGCTGCCGTCGCCGCCTGCCCCAACTCCGCGCTGAAGCTGGTGAAGTGACATGGGACGCGACCTCTCCGCCCTCTTCGACCCGGTCTCCGTCGCCGTCGTCGGAGCCAGCGACGACCCCGCCAAGTACGGTCACGCCATCGCCGTCCAGGCCCTCCGCGCGAACGGCCGCCGGCCCGTGCACCTGGTCAACCGGCGCGGCGGCACGATCCTCGGCCGCACCGCCGCCCCGAGCCTCGGCGCGATCGGCGAACCCGTCGACCTGGCCGTGGTCGCCGTGCCCGCGTCCGGCTTCGAGGACGCCGTCGACGAGGCCCTGCGCTGCGGCGCCCGGGCGATCGTCGCCATCACCGCCGGCTTCGCCGAGACCGGCACGGCCGGCCGCGCACGCCAGCACGCGGTCGCCGAGCGGGTCCGGGCCGCCGGTGCCGTCATGGTCGGCCCCAACTGCCTGGGCATCGCCGACAACACCACCGACCTGTTCCTCGCCTCCGACACCTTCACCCCCGGCGGCATCGCGCTGCTCAGCCAGAGCGGCAACCTCGCCCTCGAACTCCAGCTCCGCTTCCGCCCGCACGGCCTCGGCTTCTCCCGGTTCGTGTCGCTGGGCAACCAGGCCGACGTCACCCTCGTCGACCTGCTCGCCGACTGCGCCCGGCACGACGGCACCCGCGCCATCGCCGTCTACGCCGAGGACTTCGCCGACGGCCGCGCCTTCGCCGAGGCCGCGGCCGCCGCCGGGAAGCCGGTGGTCCTGCTCACCGCCGGACGCGGCGACGCCTCCGCGCGCAGCGCCCAGTCGCACACCGGAGCGCTGACCACCTCCGCCGACGTGGTCACCGCAGCCTGCCGTGACGCCGGCGTCGACCTGGTCGCCACCCCCCGGGAACTCACCGTCGTCCTCGCCGCGTCCGCCGGGGGCCGGCGGGCGGCCGGCCGCCGGGTCGCCGTGCTCACCGACGGCGGGGGGCACGGCGCCGTAGCCGCCGACGCCGTCGAGACCGCCGGACTCGCCGTTCCCGAACTCCTGCCGCCCACCCGGGAGAAGCTGCGGGCGGCCCTGTGGGAGCAGTCCGCCGTCGCCAACCCGGTGGACCTGGCCGGCATGGGCGAGCAGAACCCCGGCTCGTACGCCGACACCGTCGCCGCGCTGCTGGCCGCCGAGGAGGCCGACGCCGTCCTGATGACCGGCTACTTCGGCGGCTACGCGGCCGCCGACGGCGGGCTCGGCGGCGGCGGTACGGCCCTCGCGCACGGGGAGCGGGAAGCCGCCCGCCTCATCGCAGACCGGCACCGGGCCACCGCGAAACCCCTGGTGGTGCAGTCGATGTACCCCGAGTCGCCGAGCTGCCGCACCCTCGCCGCCGCGGGCATCCCGGTCTTCGCCGCCACCGAGGACGCGGCACGCGCCCTCGCCGCCGCCGGCCCGGGAGCGTCCGCCACCGGGATCGCCCCGCTGCCCCAGCCCGCCACGCCCCTCGCCGCGACCGGCTACCTGCAGACGCGCGCCGCCCTGGAAGCCGCCGGACTCCCCTTCCCCGCCGCCCGAGAGGTCCACGACGAGACCGAACTGCTAGCCGCCACCGAGGAGTTCACCGGCCCCTACGTGCTCAAGGCGCTCCACCTGCTGCACAAGTCCGACGCGGGAGGAGTCGCCCTCGGCCTCGCCGGACCCGCCGAACTCCTCGCCGCCTTCCGGGAGATGCGCGCCCGGCTCGGCGCGCCCGCCTACTCCGTGGAAGCCATGGCGGACCTGACCGACGGCATCGAGCTGATCGTCGGCGTGAACCGCGACCCGCGCTTCGGCCCCGTCGCCATGATCGGCCTGGGCGGCGTGCTGGCCGAGGCCCTGCACGACGTCACCTTCGCCCTCGCCCCCGTCACCGCCGACCGCGCCGAGCGCCTGCTGCGCGGCCTGCGCACCGCGGCCCTGCTCGACGGAGTCCGCGGCCGGCCCGCCGTGGACGTCGCCGCGGCCGCCGCCGCCGTCGAGACGATCACCACCTACGCCGCCGCCCACCCCGAACTGGCCGAGATCGAGGTCAACCCCCTGCTCGTCCGCCCGCACGGGGTCCTCGCCCTCGACTCCCGCGCCGTACTCGCCTGACTCGTCCCCCTATACCGAAGAGGCACCCATGGACCTGCGCTACACCCCCGAGCAAACCGACCTGAAGCGGCGCGCCGCCGACTACGCCCGCCTGCTGATGCGGTACGAGGACCAGTCCGAGCAGGCCGGCGGCCCCCTGCCCGAGCCGCTCGTCCGCGAACTGACCCGCGCCGCCATGGACGCCGGCGTCTACGCCATCAACATGCCCGCCGAGTGGGGCGGCGCCGGGCTCAGCCTGTTCGACCAGGTCATCGTCGAGGAGGAGTTCGGCAAGGTCACCAACTGCCTGTGGGACATACCCTGGCGACCCGCCAACGTCCTCGCGTACGGCGACGAACGGCAGCGCGAGAAGTACCTGCTGCCCGTGATCCGCGCCGAGAAGTTCGACGCCTTCGCCGTCACAGAGCCGGGCGCCGGATCCGATCCCTCCGCCGGGACGTCCACCGCCACCCGCACCGACGGCGGCTGGCTGCTCAACGGCGAGAAGTGGTTCGTCACCTGCGGCGACATCGCCGACTTCCTGCTGGTGCAGGCGGACGCCGGGCCCGACCGGCTGCCCACCCTGTTCTTCGTCGACAAGGCCGCGCCCGGCGTCGAGATGACCCGCGTGCCGCACTTCATGCACTCCGCGGTCAACGGGCACCCCGAATTCACCTTCACCGACGTCTTCGTGGCCGACGAGGACGTGCTGGGCGGGGTCGGCAACGGCTACGAGCTGACCAAGGAGTGGTTCACCGACGAGCGCCTGATGATCGCCGCGCGCACCGTCGGAGCGGCCGAGCGCGCGCTCCGGCTGGCGCGTGACTGGGCCGTGGAGCGGGAGCAGTTCGGGGCGCCGATCGCCTCGTACCAGCTGATCCAGGGGATGCTCGCGGACTGCGCGGTCGACATCGCCGTCAACCGCGCCTACACCCACCAGGTCGCCTGGGAGGCCGACCAGCCGGGCACCGACCGCAAGACGCTGCACGCCAAGGCCTCCACCGCCAAGCTCGCCGCCAGCGAGGCCGCCGGCCGGGTCGCCGACCGCTGCCTGCAGATCTTCGGCGGCCGCGGCTACGACCGCACCTACCCCGTCGAGCGCATGTACCGGGAGCTGCGTGTCGACCGGATCTGGGAGGGCACCTCCGAGATCCAGCGCCTGATCATCGCCAACGAGCTGATCAAGCGCGGCACCCGCGCCCTGGCCCTGCCCACCCACTGAAACCGCCCCCGCGACACCCACGAGCGAGGACTTCCATGGACTTCCGTCTCACCCCGCGCCAGGCACAGCTCAAGGCCGGCGCCCGCGCCCTCACCGACTTCATCACCGCCTACGAGACCCAGTGCGAGGAGAACAACGGCCTGCCCGCCGACGCCCACGCCAAGATCCGTGACGCGGTGCTCGACTCCGGCCTCCAGGCCGTCAACATGCCGGCCGAGTGGGGCGGTGCCGGCCTCACCATCGCCGAACAGGTCACCGTCCAGGAGGAGTTGGGGCGCCTCACCGGTGCCCTGTGGGACATGGTGTGGCGGCCCGCCAACGCCCTGCGCTTCTGCACCCCGGAGCAGCGCGAGCGGTTCCTCGTCCCGGTGATCAAGGGCGAGCGGCGCGACTGCTACGCCGTCACGGAGCGCGGCGCCGGCTCGGACCCGCAGAACATCGCCACCACGGCGACGAAGAACGACCAGGGCTGGGTGCTGAACGGCGAGAAGTGGTTCGTGACGGTCGGCGACCACGCCGACTTCATGATCGTCCTCGCGGCGGCGGGACCGGAGCGCGCGCCGACGCTGTTCCTCGTCGACAAGGACACCCCGGGCATCGAGATGACCCGCGTGCCCCGCTTCATGCACACCTTCGTCTACGAACACCCCGAGTTCACCTTCACCGACGTCCAGGTCGACGACGACGCCGTGCTCGGCGGGATCGGCGAGGGCTACGACATCACCCGCTCCTGGTTCACCGAGGAACGCCTGATGATCGCCGCCCGCACCACCGGCGCGGCCGAACGCGCCCTGGAACTCTCCCGTGACTGGGCCGTGGAACGGGAGCAGTTCGGGGCGCCGATCGCCTCGTACCAGCTGATCCAGGGGATGCTCGCGGACTGCGCGGTCGACATCGCCGTCAACCGCGCCTACACCCACCAGGTCGCCTGGGAGATCGACCAGGCCACGCCCGAGGACCGCAAGCGGCTGCACGCCAAGGCGGCCATCGCCAAGCTCGCGGCCAGCGAGGCCTCCGGCCGGGTCGTCGACCGCTGTCTGCAGATCCACGGCGGGCGCGGCTACGACCGCTCCTACGCAGTGGAACGCCTCTACCGCGAACTGCGCGTCGACCGGATCTGGGAGGGCACCTCCGAGATCCAGCGCCTGATCATCGCCGGCGAACTGATCAAGCGGGGCACCGGCGTGCTGGACCTGCCGGGGGCCTGACCCCACCCGCGGGCCGGAGCACCACCGTGCTCCGGCCCGCCCACGGCCGTCCGCCCCGGCGCTGCCGGCCGTACGACGAACCCCCACCGGCACAGCCAGCCGTACGACGCCGCCCGGATCGGCGCTGCCGGCCGTACGACGACACACACAGCGAAGGAGGACGACGGATGACCGGTATCGAACGCGTGGGGATCGTCGGCTGCGGACAGATGGGCGCCGGCATCGCCGAGGTCTGCGCACGCGCCGGCGCACGGGTCGTGGTCGTCGAGCGCGACGCCGGAACCGCCCGTGCGGGCCTGCGCCGCATCAGCCGCTCTCTCGACCGCGCCACCACGAGCGGCAGACTCGACGCCGGGGCCCGCGAGGCCGCCGCGGCCCGGATCACCGTGGCCGACCAGATCGAGGCCCTCAACGACAGCGATCTCGTCGTGGAGGCGGTCGCCGAGGACGAGCGCCTCAAACTCGACGTGTTCACGCGACTGGACACCGTGGTCACCGGCGAGCACAGCATCCTCGCGACCAACACCTCCTCCCTCCCGGTGATCCGGCTGGCCACCGCGACACGGCGGCCCGAACGCGTTGTCGGCCTGCACTTCTTCAACCCCGTGCCGGTACTGCGGCTCGTCGAACTCGTCCCGTCCCTGCTCACCTCGGCCGGCACGGCCGCGCGCGCCGAGGAGTTCGTGACCGAGGTGCTCGGCAAGGAGGTCGTCCGGACCGGCGACCGGGCCGGCTTCGTCGTCAACGCGCTGCTGGTGCCGTACCTGCTCGCCGCCGTCCGGATGGTGGAGTCGGGCAGCGCGAGCGCCGAGGACGTCGACCGGGGGATGGTGCTCGGCTGCGCCCACCCCCTCGGTCCGCTGGCCCTGACCGACCTGATCGGCCTGGACACCACCCGGGCCATCGCCGAGTCGCTGTACGCCGAGTTCCGCGAGCCCC
Coding sequences within it:
- a CDS encoding spermidine/putrescine ABC transporter substrate-binding protein, yielding MSPEVPPPTRRALLRAGACGLLGAAAGGCGFMPAKTADAKDLAPVRPRVDGDLVYFNWADYVDPSVFKGFEKEYGVKVVQSNFDSMEGMVAKLNAGNRYDIIFPTAKWAQRLARGGRLRRIDHSALTNAHAIFGTYTYFADPWYDPGSAHTVPFTMYKTGIGWRRDRIGDLGGSWRDLWNDSVRGKVFLLDDRDEVLGMGALELGLDVSTGDTHDLDRITGLLATLRPRLRGFSSDSYNNLLNGNALMTQAWSGDMAAMLNQAKDPSVFGFEAPGEGTPINSDCYAIPWNAAHPGTAMLFLDYMLRPENVKKNIEYIGYPMPVAGTEKTYADLVKPFPQCLVSADDLKADLYFRNGGRAAEDARDTAWTHVKAG
- a CDS encoding aromatic ring-hydroxylating dioxygenase subunit alpha translates to MHSPTTRAAAATPATPEPPPEHPGEALPARYYTDPAIAEAETERVFATSWQLVCHESDLPGPGARLTATAAGREVLVVRTEDGGLAAHLNVCRHRGTRLVTEPEPSGKAIRCPYHGWTYKLDGRLVGAPEARRIPCLDKPRLGLHPVNVESFLGFVFVNLDLDAVPLAESCAGLAEAVGRYAGPDLVPVGKHRIHDPAAGEQQNANWKVIVDNYLEGYHVPVAHPALMRLLDYQAYTVDIQENYVLFESPLRDNPSSNWTERLYQRLATPMPGLTEADRRVWRYAVIYPNTLIDFYPDHVLAWTALPTAQDRAAIPGAFYTRHGESVRTRLARRLNIHIGWVTNDEDAELVERVQAGLTTPGFEPGPLSRREAAVGWFARRIRADLEGAGLKGAGLDRADLDRDRLGGDRR
- a CDS encoding acyl-CoA dehydrogenase family protein; the protein is MDLRYTPEQTDLKRRAADYARLLMRYEDQSEQAGGPLPEPLVRELTRAAMDAGVYAINMPAEWGGAGLSLFDQVIVEEEFGKVTNCLWDIPWRPANVLAYGDERQREKYLLPVIRAEKFDAFAVTEPGAGSDPSAGTSTATRTDGGWLLNGEKWFVTCGDIADFLLVQADAGPDRLPTLFFVDKAAPGVEMTRVPHFMHSAVNGHPEFTFTDVFVADEDVLGGVGNGYELTKEWFTDERLMIAARTVGAAERALRLARDWAVEREQFGAPIASYQLIQGMLADCAVDIAVNRAYTHQVAWEADQPGTDRKTLHAKASTAKLAASEAAGRVADRCLQIFGGRGYDRTYPVERMYRELRVDRIWEGTSEIQRLIIANELIKRGTRALALPTH
- a CDS encoding acetate--CoA ligase family protein; translation: MGRDLSALFDPVSVAVVGASDDPAKYGHAIAVQALRANGRRPVHLVNRRGGTILGRTAAPSLGAIGEPVDLAVVAVPASGFEDAVDEALRCGARAIVAITAGFAETGTAGRARQHAVAERVRAAGAVMVGPNCLGIADNTTDLFLASDTFTPGGIALLSQSGNLALELQLRFRPHGLGFSRFVSLGNQADVTLVDLLADCARHDGTRAIAVYAEDFADGRAFAEAAAAAGKPVVLLTAGRGDASARSAQSHTGALTTSADVVTAACRDAGVDLVATPRELTVVLAASAGGRRAAGRRVAVLTDGGGHGAVAADAVETAGLAVPELLPPTREKLRAALWEQSAVANPVDLAGMGEQNPGSYADTVAALLAAEEADAVLMTGYFGGYAAADGGLGGGGTALAHGEREAARLIADRHRATAKPLVVQSMYPESPSCRTLAAAGIPVFAATEDAARALAAAGPGASATGIAPLPQPATPLAATGYLQTRAALEAAGLPFPAAREVHDETELLAATEEFTGPYVLKALHLLHKSDAGGVALGLAGPAELLAAFREMRARLGAPAYSVEAMADLTDGIELIVGVNRDPRFGPVAMIGLGGVLAEALHDVTFALAPVTADRAERLLRGLRTAALLDGVRGRPAVDVAAAAAAVETITTYAAAHPELAEIEVNPLLVRPHGVLALDSRAVLA
- a CDS encoding acyl-CoA dehydrogenase family protein; protein product: MDFRLTPRQAQLKAGARALTDFITAYETQCEENNGLPADAHAKIRDAVLDSGLQAVNMPAEWGGAGLTIAEQVTVQEELGRLTGALWDMVWRPANALRFCTPEQRERFLVPVIKGERRDCYAVTERGAGSDPQNIATTATKNDQGWVLNGEKWFVTVGDHADFMIVLAAAGPERAPTLFLVDKDTPGIEMTRVPRFMHTFVYEHPEFTFTDVQVDDDAVLGGIGEGYDITRSWFTEERLMIAARTTGAAERALELSRDWAVEREQFGAPIASYQLIQGMLADCAVDIAVNRAYTHQVAWEIDQATPEDRKRLHAKAAIAKLAASEASGRVVDRCLQIHGGRGYDRSYAVERLYRELRVDRIWEGTSEIQRLIIAGELIKRGTGVLDLPGA
- a CDS encoding 3-hydroxybutyryl-CoA dehydrogenase codes for the protein MTGIERVGIVGCGQMGAGIAEVCARAGARVVVVERDAGTARAGLRRISRSLDRATTSGRLDAGAREAAAARITVADQIEALNDSDLVVEAVAEDERLKLDVFTRLDTVVTGEHSILATNTSSLPVIRLATATRRPERVVGLHFFNPVPVLRLVELVPSLLTSAGTAARAEEFVTEVLGKEVVRTGDRAGFVVNALLVPYLLAAVRMVESGSASAEDVDRGMVLGCAHPLGPLALTDLIGLDTTRAIAESLYAEFREPQYVPPPLLSRMVEAGLLGRKSGRGFHTYDAPPHRAESAPAGAAGPA
- a CDS encoding NADH-ubiquinone oxidoreductase-F iron-sulfur binding region domain-containing protein encodes the protein MTDVLSLLPPGRPGLLADVPPGACEDLAHYLATGGCAPLPAPGRLVDRIAAAGLRGRGGAGFPTAVKLRTVRDAPGGPPVVVANGEEGEPGSVKDRWLLWHRPHLVLDGLRLAAAMTGAARGYVYLSDDLAEHAVRQALAERKVPAGRQALALRQASAEWAPEVPVDVVRTERTYVAGEETAVVRRIDGGPALPTAKPPRPFESGVGGAPTLVANVETLARIAALHTHPESAAAIAGTHLVTLSGAGGTPALVEAPAGTHLKTLADLSGHGRARAVVLGGLFGGLYGAGWSDLRLDHEELAAAGGALGCGALHFLHPDDCPVAAATDAAGWLAAQSARQCGVCVSGTSALARALTAVARGEADGTTVANLERWSRQLPGRGACGLIDAAARMVATLLTHYPERIEAHRSSPCPPCTAAPPATHRYTVAVP
- a CDS encoding ferredoxin — its product is MKLLLDSTRCQGYGLCQEPAPELIDLDEWGYARLRETTVPDDAAEAAAAAVAACPNSALKLVK